From Roseibium alexandrii DFL-11, the proteins below share one genomic window:
- a CDS encoding DsbA family protein, whose product MTPFSNLLRLPMARFAAALGLTISVLSTPAIAQDIDRGEIEKIVREYILKNPEIITEALTELERREQAAEEEARREVLTSSADILYNSTRQVVLGNPDGSVTLVEFFDYNCGYCKRAYGDMVRLMDENPDLRVVLKEFPVLGQPSVEAAQVAIAVNSVAPEKYHAFHEALMTRRGQANLASAMEAATGAGISTEDLQAAMTTDEAGQTIEEVYSLANRLGLTGTPSYVIGDEVVMGAVGYDQLNSKLSDLKNCGETTC is encoded by the coding sequence ATGACCCCTTTCTCCAATTTGCTGCGTTTGCCGATGGCCCGATTTGCAGCTGCACTCGGATTGACCATCTCGGTCTTGAGCACGCCTGCGATCGCACAAGACATCGACCGGGGCGAAATTGAAAAGATTGTCCGTGAGTACATTTTGAAAAACCCGGAAATCATCACCGAGGCTCTGACGGAACTCGAACGCCGGGAACAGGCAGCTGAAGAAGAAGCCCGCCGTGAAGTGCTCACCAGCAGCGCGGACATTCTTTATAACTCGACCCGCCAGGTGGTGCTCGGGAACCCGGATGGGTCTGTCACGCTGGTCGAGTTTTTCGATTACAATTGCGGTTACTGCAAACGGGCCTACGGCGACATGGTCCGGTTGATGGACGAGAATCCCGACCTGCGGGTGGTGCTGAAAGAGTTCCCGGTGCTCGGGCAGCCGTCCGTTGAGGCTGCCCAGGTCGCGATCGCGGTCAACTCCGTTGCACCGGAGAAGTATCATGCATTTCATGAGGCGCTGATGACCCGTCGCGGCCAGGCCAATCTCGCCAGCGCCATGGAGGCCGCAACCGGCGCGGGGATTTCTACCGAGGATCTCCAAGCGGCGATGACAACTGACGAGGCCGGCCAGACAATCGAAGAGGTTTACTCGCTGGCCAACCGTCTTGGACTCACGGGGACACCGTCTTATGTCATCGGGGATGAAGTGGTGATGGGAGCTGTCGGCTACGATCAGCTGAACTCCAAGCTTTCTGACCTGAAGAATTGCGGCGAAACAACCTGTTAA
- the accC gene encoding acetyl-CoA carboxylase biotin carboxylase subunit produces the protein MFSKILIANRGEIALRILRACKELGISTVAVHSTADADAMHVRLADESVCIGPPAARDSYLNIPQLLAACEITGADAVHPGYGFLSENARFAEILEAHNIVFIGPTSDHIKIMGDKIQAKQTAKDLGIPVVPGSDGAVTPQDDAHAIAREIGYPVLVKAAAGGGGRGMKVAQTEAELDTALSTARSEAKAAFGDDALYMEKYLGKPRHIEIQVLGDGQGNAVHLGERDCSLQRRHQKVLEEAPSPSLNPEQRAEIGEVVASAMRKLKYRGVGTVEFLYENGEFYFIEMNTRLQVEHPVTEMITGIDLVNEQIRIAAGGSLDMTQDDITFDGHAIECRINAEDPQTFAPSPGTITYYHPPGGLGVRVDSGVYQGYKIPPYYDSLIGKLIVHGRNRVECMMRLRRCLDEFVVDEIKSTIPLFRNLVENQDIANGQYDIHWLEQYLANKK, from the coding sequence ATGTTCTCCAAAATCCTCATTGCGAACCGCGGTGAAATTGCCCTGCGCATCCTGCGCGCTTGTAAAGAGCTCGGCATTTCTACAGTCGCGGTCCACTCCACGGCAGATGCCGATGCCATGCATGTCCGCCTCGCGGATGAAAGCGTGTGCATCGGACCACCGGCGGCGCGGGACAGTTATCTCAACATCCCGCAGCTTTTGGCCGCTTGCGAAATCACAGGCGCGGACGCGGTTCACCCGGGTTACGGCTTCCTGTCCGAAAACGCCCGGTTCGCTGAAATCCTGGAAGCACACAACATCGTCTTTATCGGCCCGACCTCTGATCACATCAAGATCATGGGTGACAAGATCCAGGCCAAGCAAACCGCTAAGGATCTCGGCATTCCGGTAGTCCCCGGCTCAGATGGCGCAGTCACACCGCAAGACGATGCGCATGCGATCGCCCGCGAAATCGGGTATCCGGTTCTCGTGAAAGCAGCAGCCGGTGGCGGCGGACGCGGCATGAAGGTGGCGCAAACCGAAGCCGAGCTCGATACCGCTCTGTCAACGGCCCGCTCTGAGGCAAAGGCTGCCTTCGGTGACGACGCCCTTTACATGGAAAAATACCTCGGCAAGCCGCGGCATATCGAAATCCAGGTTCTGGGCGATGGTCAAGGCAATGCGGTCCATCTGGGTGAGCGCGACTGCTCCTTGCAGCGCCGCCACCAGAAGGTTCTGGAAGAAGCTCCGTCCCCGTCCCTCAACCCTGAACAGCGCGCGGAAATTGGCGAGGTCGTCGCCAGTGCGATGCGCAAGCTGAAATACCGCGGCGTTGGCACGGTCGAGTTCCTTTATGAAAACGGCGAGTTCTATTTCATTGAAATGAACACCCGTCTTCAGGTGGAACACCCGGTGACCGAGATGATCACCGGCATCGATCTGGTGAACGAACAGATCCGGATTGCCGCTGGCGGCTCGCTGGATATGACCCAGGACGACATCACGTTCGACGGTCACGCGATCGAGTGCCGGATCAACGCGGAAGATCCGCAAACCTTCGCGCCGTCTCCGGGCACGATCACCTACTACCATCCGCCTGGCGGTCTGGGTGTGCGCGTCGACTCAGGTGTTTATCAGGGCTACAAGATCCCGCCTTATTATGACAGCCTGATCGGCAAACTGATCGTTCATGGTCGCAACCGCGTGGAATGCATGATGCGTTTGCGCCGGTGCCTGGATGAGTTTGTCGTGGATGAGATCAAGTCGACGATCCCGCTGTTCCGGAACCTGGTTGAAAATCAGGATATCGCAAACGGCCAGTACGACATTCACTGGCTGGAGCAGTACCTGGCGAACAAGAAATAA
- a CDS encoding vitamin B12-dependent ribonucleotide reductase produces the protein MRIERRYTKEGQSPYASIDFRTATSEIRNPDGSIVFQLKDIQVPAQFSQVASDILAQKYFRKAGVPAKLKPVEENTVPSWLWRQEADEKALAKLPEDERYGSEMDGRQVFDRLAGTWTYWGWKGGYFDTEADAQAFFDELRYMLATQKVAPNSPQWFNTGLHWAYGIDGPSQGHYYVDFQTGKLTKSKTAYEHPQPHACFIQSVGDDLVNDGGIMDLWVREARLFKYGSGTGSNFSHVRAEGEKLSGGGKSSGLMSFLKIGDRAAGAIKSGGTTRRAAKMVVVDADHPDIEEYINWKVKEEQKVAALVTGSKICQKHLTAIMRACVNCEADNGDCFDPAKNPALKREIRAAKKMMVPENYIQRVIQFAKQGFTKIEFPTYNTDWDSEAYLTVAGQNSNNSVRVTDGFLNAVVEDKEWDLTARKTDTVLKTVKAKELWEQIGYAAWASADPGLQYHTTINDWHTCLADGEIRASNPCSEYMFLDDTACNLASLNLMQFRNEDGSFAIDNYEHGVRLWTIVLEISVLMAQFPSKEIAELSYKFRTLGLGYANIGGLLMTAGIPYDSDEGRAICGALTAVMTGVSYATSAEMAGELGSFPGYKKNAKHMLRVIRNHRLAAHGKAEGYEGLKTNPVPLDHASCPEPILVERAKKAWDRALELGEKNGFRNAQSTVIAPTGTIGLVMDCDTTGIEPDFALVKFKKLAGGGYFKIINRAVPEALRKLGYSESEIGEIEAYAVGHGSIDQAPGINPASLKTKGFTDESLAKLKDGMKSAFDIKFVFNRWTLGDDQLKALGVTDEQLEDPEFELLSFLGFSKADIEAANTHVCGAMTLEGAPFLKEEHYPVFDCANPCGRIGKRFLSVESHIRMMAAAQPFISGAISKTINMPNDATVEDCKEAYMLSWKLALKANALYRDGSKLSQPLNSQLLSDDDDEAEDAAEEIAALPMAAKAEVVAERIVERIVERVVREQEKLPTRRKGYTQKAKIGGHTVFLRTGEYEDGRLGEIFIDMNKEGSALRAFINNFAISVSLGLQYGVPLEEYVDAFTFTKFEPAGMVQGNDAIKNATSILDYIFRELAVSYLGRHELAHVPPEVFSGDKVSAGTMKDKKDNGMVSHGLVRGQTERFRLVSDEPAGEVTQAITAELAGTPAAQTSAVATAFARGAEAAVAVEVSPAPQVGTAAQQIAQARMKGYEGESCAECGNFTMVRNGTCLKCDTCGSTSGCS, from the coding sequence ATGCGGATCGAGCGGCGCTACACCAAGGAAGGCCAATCGCCTTACGCCAGCATAGACTTTCGGACAGCAACCAGTGAAATCCGAAACCCGGATGGATCGATTGTCTTCCAGCTGAAGGACATTCAGGTTCCGGCACAATTCTCTCAGGTCGCATCTGACATCCTCGCTCAAAAATATTTCCGCAAGGCCGGCGTTCCGGCCAAGCTGAAGCCGGTGGAAGAGAACACGGTTCCTTCCTGGCTGTGGCGGCAGGAAGCGGACGAGAAAGCCCTTGCGAAACTTCCGGAAGACGAACGCTACGGCTCTGAAATGGACGGCCGCCAGGTTTTTGACCGGCTCGCCGGCACCTGGACCTACTGGGGCTGGAAAGGTGGCTACTTCGACACCGAAGCCGATGCCCAAGCCTTCTTCGACGAACTGCGCTACATGCTCGCGACTCAGAAAGTCGCTCCGAACTCCCCGCAATGGTTCAACACCGGCCTTCACTGGGCGTATGGCATCGATGGTCCGAGCCAGGGCCACTACTATGTCGATTTCCAGACCGGCAAGCTGACCAAATCCAAGACCGCTTATGAGCACCCGCAGCCGCATGCGTGCTTTATCCAGTCTGTTGGCGATGACCTCGTCAATGACGGCGGCATCATGGACCTGTGGGTGCGTGAAGCTCGCCTCTTCAAATATGGCTCCGGCACCGGCTCCAACTTCTCCCACGTCCGCGCTGAAGGCGAAAAGCTCTCCGGCGGCGGCAAGTCGTCCGGTCTGATGAGTTTCCTGAAAATCGGTGACCGGGCCGCGGGCGCTATCAAGTCCGGCGGCACCACCCGCCGCGCGGCGAAGATGGTCGTGGTCGACGCAGACCATCCGGACATCGAGGAATACATCAACTGGAAGGTCAAGGAAGAGCAGAAGGTGGCCGCTCTCGTCACCGGCTCCAAGATCTGCCAGAAGCACCTGACCGCCATCATGCGCGCTTGCGTAAACTGCGAAGCGGACAACGGTGACTGCTTTGATCCGGCGAAAAATCCGGCGCTGAAGCGCGAAATCCGCGCAGCCAAGAAGATGATGGTGCCGGAGAACTACATCCAGCGCGTCATCCAGTTCGCCAAGCAGGGCTTTACCAAGATCGAATTCCCAACCTACAACACGGATTGGGATTCCGAAGCTTACCTCACCGTTGCCGGCCAGAACTCCAACAACTCCGTGCGCGTCACCGACGGCTTCCTGAATGCTGTGGTCGAAGACAAAGAGTGGGACCTGACCGCGCGCAAGACCGACACCGTCCTGAAGACGGTCAAGGCGAAAGAGCTTTGGGAGCAGATCGGTTACGCAGCCTGGGCGTCCGCTGATCCGGGCCTCCAGTACCACACCACCATCAACGACTGGCACACCTGCCTAGCCGATGGCGAAATCCGCGCGTCGAACCCATGCTCGGAATACATGTTCCTGGACGATACGGCCTGTAATCTGGCGTCCTTGAACCTGATGCAGTTCCGCAATGAAGACGGCTCGTTTGCGATCGACAACTACGAGCATGGCGTCCGACTGTGGACCATTGTTCTGGAAATCTCGGTCCTGATGGCGCAGTTCCCGTCCAAGGAAATTGCCGAGCTGTCCTACAAGTTCCGCACCCTGGGTCTCGGCTATGCCAACATCGGCGGGCTGCTGATGACCGCTGGCATTCCCTACGACTCTGACGAAGGCCGCGCCATTTGTGGTGCCCTCACCGCGGTCATGACCGGTGTGTCCTACGCAACCTCTGCCGAGATGGCCGGTGAGCTGGGCTCGTTCCCCGGTTACAAGAAAAACGCAAAGCATATGCTGCGCGTCATTCGCAATCACCGCCTTGCTGCGCACGGTAAGGCCGAGGGCTATGAAGGCCTCAAAACCAATCCGGTGCCGTTGGACCATGCGTCCTGCCCGGAACCGATCCTGGTGGAACGCGCCAAGAAAGCCTGGGACCGTGCTCTGGAGCTCGGCGAGAAGAACGGCTTCCGCAACGCGCAATCAACTGTAATCGCCCCGACCGGCACCATCGGTCTGGTCATGGACTGTGACACGACGGGCATTGAGCCGGACTTTGCTCTGGTGAAGTTCAAGAAGCTCGCAGGCGGCGGTTACTTCAAGATCATCAACCGCGCAGTTCCAGAAGCCCTGCGCAAGCTTGGCTATTCGGAAAGCGAAATTGGCGAGATTGAAGCTTACGCCGTGGGCCATGGCTCCATTGATCAGGCACCGGGCATCAACCCGGCCTCGCTGAAGACCAAGGGCTTTACCGATGAAAGCCTTGCCAAGCTGAAGGACGGCATGAAGTCCGCCTTCGACATCAAGTTCGTCTTCAACCGCTGGACGCTTGGCGACGATCAGTTGAAGGCGCTCGGCGTTACCGACGAGCAGCTGGAAGATCCGGAATTCGAACTGCTGTCATTCCTTGGCTTCTCCAAGGCCGACATCGAAGCCGCCAACACCCATGTGTGCGGCGCCATGACCTTGGAAGGCGCGCCATTCCTGAAGGAAGAACACTACCCCGTGTTCGACTGCGCCAACCCGTGCGGGCGCATCGGCAAGCGGTTCTTGAGCGTTGAAAGCCACATCCGCATGATGGCTGCAGCCCAGCCGTTCATCTCCGGGGCGATCTCCAAGACGATCAACATGCCGAACGATGCGACCGTTGAGGACTGCAAGGAAGCTTACATGCTCTCCTGGAAGCTTGCGCTGAAAGCCAACGCGCTTTACCGCGATGGCTCCAAGCTCAGCCAGCCGCTCAACTCCCAACTTCTCAGCGACGACGACGATGAAGCCGAAGATGCGGCGGAAGAAATCGCAGCCCTGCCGATGGCAGCAAAGGCCGAGGTTGTTGCCGAACGCATTGTGGAGCGGATCGTGGAACGTGTGGTGCGCGAGCAGGAAAAACTGCCGACCCGCCGCAAGGGCTACACCCAGAAGGCCAAGATCGGCGGACACACCGTGTTCCTGCGGACCGGCGAATATGAAGACGGCCGTCTCGGTGAAATCTTCATCGACATGAACAAGGAAGGCTCTGCTCTCCGCGCGTTCATCAACAACTTCGCTATCTCCGTCTCGCTCGGCCTTCAATATGGCGTGCCGCTCGAAGAGTATGTCGACGCTTTCACCTTCACCAAGTTCGAGCCGGCCGGCATGGTCCAGGGCAACGATGCGATCAAGAACGCAACGTCGATCCTTGACTATATCTTCCGCGAGCTGGCCGTGTCCTATCTCGGCCGCCACGAACTGGCCCATGTCCCGCCGGAGGTCTTCAGCGGTGACAAGGTTTCGGCTGGAACCATGAAGGACAAGAAGGACAACGGTATGGTGTCCCATGGCCTCGTCCGCGGACAGACCGAGCGGTTCCGCCTGGTCTCCGATGAGCCGGCAGGTGAGGTCACCCAGGCTATCACGGCAGAGCTCGCCGGCACCCCGGCAGCACAGACGTCGGCTGTGGCAACCGCCTTTGCCCGCGGTGCGGAAGCGGCGGTTGCCGTTGAAGTGTCCCCTGCCCCGCAGGTCGGCACAGCCGCCCAGCAGATCGCCCAGGCGCGGATGAAAGGCTATGAAGGCGAAAGCTGCGCGGAATGCGGCAACTTCACCATGGTGCGCAACGGCACCTGCCTGAAATGCGACACCTGCGGCAGTACTTCCGGCTGCAGCTAA
- a CDS encoding M48 family metalloprotease, with amino-acid sequence MPLSSARQKGLNEVLAAPVRGLASLIKTPAATARKAVTLTCAAALVLPVLFSPAHAQRKLPLVRDAEVEGLLRDYAKPIFRVAGIGSSEPTIILVNDKTFNAFVPDSRRMFINIGVILEAETPGEVIGVLAHETGHIAGRHLVRMRAAASNAQIMSVIAMILGAGAAAAGAASGSGSAATGGAAAIVGAGSLGQRSFLAYRRSEEAAADRAALRYLDQTGQSARGLLRNFQRMAEQQIFSKQFADPYAISHPMAQDRFNGLLREAQESNYFDKPEDYVLQHRHDMAKAKLFAFTSHPSATLRAYPRKDKSLPAQYARAIAAMQSRGKGAVGEIDKLIRQHPTNPYFHELKGQALLEGGDPKNAIAPFRRALSIRPNETQFMVWLGYALVASDNPANLAEAESVLKRAIQRDSNSGTAYAQLAIAHGRQGERAEADLATAKGLMVRGEFEAAKRYAARAQKSLNRGSAAWLQADDIVAYKPPSVPGQRR; translated from the coding sequence ATGCCCTTGTCATCCGCTCGCCAAAAAGGCCTTAACGAAGTCCTTGCCGCCCCCGTTCGCGGTCTCGCTTCCTTGATCAAAACGCCTGCTGCAACTGCGCGAAAAGCAGTGACCTTGACCTGCGCTGCCGCTCTGGTCTTGCCGGTGCTGTTTTCTCCTGCGCACGCCCAAAGAAAACTGCCACTGGTTCGCGATGCGGAAGTGGAAGGCCTCTTGCGGGATTATGCGAAACCGATATTCCGCGTGGCCGGGATCGGCAGTTCCGAACCCACGATCATTCTCGTCAATGACAAGACATTCAACGCCTTCGTTCCCGATTCTCGCCGGATGTTCATCAACATCGGCGTGATCTTGGAAGCCGAAACGCCTGGCGAAGTCATTGGCGTTCTGGCGCATGAAACCGGCCACATTGCAGGCCGCCACCTCGTTCGCATGCGGGCCGCGGCTTCAAACGCTCAAATCATGTCGGTTATCGCAATGATCTTGGGCGCTGGTGCTGCGGCGGCCGGTGCTGCGAGCGGATCGGGATCAGCCGCCACCGGCGGCGCGGCTGCTATTGTCGGCGCCGGATCTCTCGGCCAGCGGTCGTTCCTCGCCTACCGGCGCAGCGAAGAGGCAGCTGCGGACCGCGCGGCGCTGCGCTATCTCGATCAAACAGGTCAAAGCGCACGGGGTCTTCTGCGCAACTTCCAGCGCATGGCCGAACAACAAATATTCTCAAAGCAGTTTGCAGACCCTTACGCGATCAGCCATCCGATGGCCCAGGACCGCTTCAATGGGCTTTTGCGGGAAGCCCAGGAGTCAAATTACTTTGACAAGCCTGAGGACTACGTTCTGCAGCACCGGCACGATATGGCTAAGGCAAAACTGTTTGCGTTCACCAGCCATCCTTCGGCAACCTTGCGCGCCTATCCACGCAAGGACAAAAGCCTGCCGGCGCAATATGCACGGGCGATTGCAGCAATGCAGAGCCGCGGCAAAGGTGCTGTCGGCGAGATCGACAAACTGATCCGGCAACATCCGACAAACCCCTATTTTCATGAGCTGAAGGGTCAGGCCCTCCTTGAAGGTGGTGATCCGAAAAACGCGATCGCACCGTTCCGTAGAGCGCTCTCGATTCGGCCAAACGAAACTCAATTCATGGTCTGGCTCGGCTATGCCCTGGTCGCCTCCGATAACCCTGCCAATCTTGCGGAAGCCGAAAGCGTCTTGAAGCGCGCGATTCAGCGCGATTCCAACTCCGGCACCGCCTACGCACAGCTTGCCATTGCGCATGGGCGCCAAGGGGAACGGGCGGAAGCGGATCTCGCGACTGCCAAGGGCCTGATGGTGCGAGGGGAATTCGAGGCTGCCAAACGGTACGCAGCCCGCGCTCAAAAAAGTTTGAACCGCGGTTCAGCTGCATGGCTGCAAGCAGATGATATTGTCGCCTACAAACCACCCAGCGTGCCAGGACAACGGCGCTGA
- a CDS encoding response regulator, with protein sequence MKHHAAFGLAMDDIDVVVVEDSKPMQTILRSTLLSFKVARVRTFDSVDDALEASLAEPPNLIITDWRMAPTTGYQLLRLIRHKHMEPLCFVPILFITAHGTRPLVDKALRAGAHHVLVKPLSPSTLHKRIEWVLHDDRPMVLESSGFYNIYGIQKLMDQQAEKMKSLAAARVNHRTAVQKRAEVDDVVQEAFDKKHQQPEEPKIIGRGFAQRAKKQSAASRHIRNGRSA encoded by the coding sequence ATGAAACATCATGCTGCCTTTGGCTTGGCGATGGATGACATTGACGTTGTTGTTGTTGAAGACAGCAAGCCGATGCAAACCATCCTGCGGTCGACCCTTCTCAGCTTCAAGGTTGCGCGGGTGCGGACATTTGATTCGGTCGATGATGCTCTGGAAGCAAGCCTTGCCGAACCGCCCAATCTGATCATTACAGATTGGCGCATGGCCCCGACCACCGGGTATCAGCTGTTGCGCCTCATCCGGCACAAGCACATGGAACCGCTGTGCTTCGTGCCGATTCTATTTATTACTGCCCACGGCACGCGGCCGCTCGTCGACAAGGCTCTGCGGGCAGGGGCGCATCATGTGCTTGTAAAACCATTGTCGCCGTCGACACTCCACAAGAGAATCGAATGGGTGCTTCACGACGACCGGCCGATGGTTTTGGAAAGCTCCGGTTTCTACAACATCTATGGCATCCAGAAGCTGATGGACCAGCAGGCGGAAAAGATGAAATCGCTTGCTGCAGCCAGGGTCAACCACAGGACAGCTGTCCAGAAACGCGCCGAGGTTGACGACGTGGTCCAGGAAGCCTTCGACAAGAAACATCAGCAGCCCGAAGAACCAAAAATCATTGGACGCGGGTTTGCGCAGCGCGCAAAGAAACAGTCCGCTGCTTCGCGCCATATCAGGAATGGCCGATCAGCCTAG
- a CDS encoding NADH:ubiquinone oxidoreductase subunit NDUFA12 codes for MKKLLLEIFTWWNGHTMGTRFFTWRKGEFVGEDEFGNKYYKERDGKKRWVLYNGLAEASSIPPGWHGWMHHRVDTAPVDENYHAKSWQKPHEANHTGTPEAYRPHGSILTPEKRPEVTGDYQAWTPGQ; via the coding sequence ATGAAAAAACTTCTGCTTGAAATCTTCACCTGGTGGAACGGCCATACAATGGGCACGCGGTTCTTCACTTGGCGGAAGGGCGAGTTCGTCGGCGAAGACGAGTTCGGAAACAAGTATTACAAGGAGCGCGACGGCAAGAAGCGCTGGGTTCTCTATAATGGTCTTGCGGAAGCGTCCAGCATTCCGCCAGGCTGGCACGGCTGGATGCATCACCGGGTCGACACGGCGCCGGTCGATGAGAACTACCACGCCAAGAGCTGGCAAAAGCCGCATGAAGCCAATCATACCGGAACACCGGAAGCCTATCGCCCCCACGGTTCGATCCTGACCCCGGAAAAACGCCCCGAAGTTACCGGCGATTATCAGGCCTGGACGCCAGGCCAGTAA
- the aat gene encoding leucyl/phenylalanyl-tRNA--protein transferase, which translates to MAGYQNDVIFEITPQVLLKAYACGLFPMAESADDPGLFWLEPEQRGILPLDTVHVPRRLKRTIRGDFFEIRTSTDFQGVIDGCSAPMPGRQKTWINREIRRLYGELFEMGHCHTVEAWQDGDLVGGLYGVSLNGAFFGESMFSFKTDASKVCLIHLVARLKKGGYTLLDTQFVTGHLAKFGTLEVPKDEYNVLLSSALQRETDFYALSTKATGAEILSILDGQTDASS; encoded by the coding sequence ATGGCCGGATACCAGAACGACGTCATCTTCGAGATCACGCCCCAGGTGCTGCTGAAAGCCTATGCTTGCGGGCTGTTTCCGATGGCCGAATCTGCCGACGATCCGGGCCTGTTCTGGCTGGAGCCGGAACAACGCGGTATCCTGCCGCTCGATACTGTCCATGTTCCGCGCCGGTTAAAGCGCACAATCCGCGGCGACTTCTTTGAAATCCGCACCAGCACTGATTTTCAGGGCGTCATTGATGGATGTTCTGCGCCCATGCCGGGCCGGCAAAAGACCTGGATCAACCGGGAGATCCGCCGGCTCTACGGTGAGTTGTTTGAGATGGGCCATTGCCACACAGTCGAGGCCTGGCAGGACGGGGATCTTGTGGGCGGGCTTTACGGTGTGAGCCTCAACGGTGCTTTCTTCGGAGAAAGCATGTTCTCCTTCAAGACGGATGCATCAAAGGTTTGCCTGATACACTTGGTCGCCCGGCTCAAAAAGGGCGGATACACGCTTCTCGACACACAATTCGTCACCGGCCACCTTGCCAAATTCGGCACGCTCGAAGTTCCGAAGGATGAATACAACGTCCTTTTGAGTTCGGCCCTGCAACGGGAAACCGACTTCTACGCGCTCTCCACAAAGGCAACAGGCGCTGAAATCCTCAGCATCCTGGACGGCCAAACCGACGCCTCCTCCTAG
- a CDS encoding pyridoxal phosphate-dependent aminotransferase produces the protein MVQDRFRPSKRSDVAPFIAMDVLAEAAGLEAAGRSIIHMEVGQPSAPAPKTALAAAEAALKHGKLGYTEALGIKPLREALATHYRKTYGVDVPSGRIMATTGSSAGFNLAFLAAFDPGDRIVLTAPGYPAYRNIIKALGLVPVEVEVGAETRWSLTPDHLDAARKDGPVRGVLVASPANPTGTMMTAEALSDLIAYCDEAGIWFISDEIYHGLDYAGEQKTALETSQNAIIINSFSKYYCMTGWRIGWMVLPEQLVRPTERIAQSLYISPPELSQIAAASALDAVQELEAVKAGYAANRELLVKGLPEIGFDKLLPVDGAFYIYADISRFSSDSLDFAKRMLHEAGVAATPGVDFDPVHGKEFMRFSFAGAHDDMKSALQRLKDWI, from the coding sequence ATGGTACAAGACCGCTTTCGACCGTCAAAACGCAGTGACGTGGCTCCCTTCATCGCAATGGATGTATTAGCCGAAGCCGCCGGACTAGAGGCTGCCGGACGGTCCATCATCCACATGGAGGTGGGGCAGCCATCTGCTCCGGCGCCCAAAACGGCTCTGGCGGCAGCTGAGGCAGCGCTTAAACACGGCAAGCTGGGGTATACGGAAGCTCTCGGGATCAAGCCATTGCGGGAGGCCTTAGCCACGCATTACCGAAAGACCTACGGAGTGGATGTGCCGTCCGGCAGGATCATGGCAACGACCGGATCTTCCGCCGGGTTTAATCTAGCATTCCTCGCAGCGTTTGATCCAGGCGACCGGATTGTCCTGACCGCGCCAGGGTATCCGGCCTATCGGAATATAATCAAAGCTCTTGGACTTGTTCCGGTTGAAGTCGAAGTGGGGGCTGAGACCCGTTGGAGCCTTACGCCAGACCATTTGGATGCTGCGCGAAAAGACGGGCCGGTGCGGGGTGTTCTTGTTGCAAGCCCGGCAAATCCGACCGGTACCATGATGACAGCTGAAGCCTTGTCCGATCTGATCGCATATTGTGATGAGGCCGGGATTTGGTTCATCTCGGACGAGATTTACCATGGTCTGGATTATGCCGGAGAGCAGAAAACAGCTCTCGAAACATCGCAAAATGCCATTATCATCAACAGCTTCTCGAAATACTATTGCATGACCGGCTGGCGGATTGGCTGGATGGTGCTGCCCGAACAACTTGTCAGGCCAACCGAACGCATTGCTCAAAGTCTCTACATCTCACCACCGGAGCTGTCCCAGATCGCAGCTGCATCTGCGCTCGATGCCGTTCAGGAACTGGAGGCGGTAAAGGCAGGCTATGCGGCAAACCGCGAATTGCTTGTGAAGGGGTTGCCGGAGATTGGTTTCGACAAACTGCTTCCGGTGGATGGGGCATTCTACATCTACGCGGATATCAGCCGTTTCAGCAGTGACAGCCTCGATTTTGCAAAGCGGATGCTTCATGAGGCCGGGGTTGCAGCGACACCGGGTGTTGATTTCGATCCGGTACATGGCAAGGAGTTCATGCGCTTTTCCTTCGCCGGCGCACATGACGACATGAAATCCGCATTGCAGCGTTTGAAGGACTGGATCTGA
- the accB gene encoding acetyl-CoA carboxylase biotin carboxyl carrier protein, whose product MNKDNKSFDTALIRDLAVLLDETNLSEIELEKGDTRIRVARQISISAPVSVAAPAAPAAAPAAAAAPAASPVDAAPAQGTVASPMVGTAYTAAEPGAAPFVQVGDKVAEGQTILIIEAMKTMNHIPSTKAGTVKQILVEDAQPVEFGEPLIIVE is encoded by the coding sequence ATGAACAAAGATAACAAGAGTTTCGATACGGCATTGATCCGCGATCTTGCGGTGCTGCTTGATGAAACCAATCTGTCCGAAATTGAACTGGAAAAAGGCGACACGCGGATCCGCGTCGCGCGCCAGATCTCCATCAGCGCACCGGTCAGCGTTGCAGCGCCTGCTGCCCCGGCTGCAGCACCAGCCGCTGCGGCGGCTCCGGCAGCCTCGCCGGTTGACGCCGCACCGGCACAGGGTACCGTGGCTTCCCCTATGGTCGGCACGGCCTACACGGCAGCAGAACCGGGCGCAGCGCCGTTCGTTCAAGTCGGCGATAAGGTTGCCGAAGGCCAGACGATCCTGATCATCGAAGCCATGAAAACCATGAACCACATTCCGTCCACAAAGGCGGGCACCGTCAAGCAGATCCTCGTGGAAGACGCGCAGCCGGTGGAATTCGGCGAACCACTCATTATCGTCGAATAA